AAACATACAACACGAAAGATTTGGTTGAAGTTATGTCATTGGAACAGTTGGCGGAATTCGAGAGGACTTCGAATTTGAACTTTATCGTCTTGTTCTATGAAAGTGAAAAAGATAACGAACAAATTCTTCGGGACTTTCAGAGAGTCTCTCGATTCTACTTGCAGATAAGAGATGATCTAAAATTTATAAGAGTAGAAGTAACCCGAGATGATGTTAATGAGTCAACGCTCAATGAGTTACCAATAATAAAAGTATACAAGCATATAGAAGAACTAGAAGAAGGAGCTCGATGCACactaaataaaagtgaaatgcCTAAGGAGGGTGAAGAGAGTTTCAGAGTCGTAGCCGAGTTTTTACATAAAGTAATAAACCTTTAAATAAGGGATATGCAATGTATTAGAAAAGCTAATTAGGTGTTAATTTTTGCTTAGGCATGTGTTTGTCCCAACTCTTTCGAAGTACATCCTCCTACCAACATACGGAGTACAtaacaagcaatacaataaaagtCCCAAATCTTTTTTCAAACGCAAATCGAGTCGATTCTCTGAATAGCTATGGAACTTTATAGCCATGGCCACAACCAACAATCACAAGAAGATATTGTAGCCTTGAGAGCATGTATGTGTCTTTAGAGGCCATAAAACAAAGAATGCATAGCCATGTTGAATTAACAAGAACACTTGCAGAATTGTGTATGCCCTTGTTGACTAGTGTAAGTATGTAACTATGCCTGATGCCTCTTCATCCAATTCTCTTTGAACATAAAACAATCCAAAGAGGATATGCATGTCTTTAGATAGCCTCATAGCCATAAGAACACAAATTCTTGTAAACTTAAAACACGAGTCAAACAAGATAGACTCGATTATACGAGAGAGAAAATAAAATGTCTAGGAATTAGGAAAAGGTTGTCCTATCTATTGGTGAGCTGTTATTTAACCTGTTTTAATATGAAAATGGATatttaggctccgtttggcacgacacttcaggtagcttatttgaccaaagtagcttatttgaccaaaatttcagctacctgatttttttgcaagtgtttggcaagtagcttatttggtgaaataaggtacctgaaatgaaatgctacctcagaTAGCATTTGAGAAaccaggtacctgaaatgacttattttccattttttacccctttattctataatattaaataattttcatatccttttacgtcatttccactttattttttacatcaaaaattatactttcctaaattgatttttgatgatgtggacgctctcagatcgctcgaaaaaactctcttttatatatatactagatttaatgcccgtgcgatgcacgggccacttgtaATATTCAGTCTTTTGAAGCGGTAAGTCTCGTGAGAGAGTGTTTCTCACTACATTAATTAGAGACAACCAATAAATAACTAAgaactaattaaaaaaaatatataaaaactaAATATAAATGGTAACTACCTATTATGCGATAGGTCTCTCACTAACATTAATGAGAGACCGTTCCTCTTAAGAATTTGTGGTATGCTAAGCACCTCATTCAAATTTTTGATTTTATAAGAAGTGCATAAGAGTATAATATATGTTTAAGGAAACCAATTACGTAGTATACAATGAATAGAGATTCATATATACTCGTATATGTTTAGTTTCGACTACCAATATTATAAGAACTACCTCTCTTAAATTAAAAGAAACAAAATAGCAAAGTTACTGTACACCTAATAAACAAAAGTATATAATTTTAAGTTGACTACCAAGTAAATATAAAAGGAAGTGTGATATGCAATTATATCCTTTTAGTATGTACACGGTAATAGTGAACTAACTCTTTTTCTTACTCTATCGAACACATTGTTATAATCTTTTTATGACTTAATTATAGTAGAACTTGTCTGGTTATACATGCATGACCGCGCCCTCCTAGAACTCTAATTAGAGTTAGAGATTAGGTACTTTAGTACTTGTCATTTTCAATTGTGTAATTAATGGTATTTTTAATAATGCACTCAGatgactaattaaattaaattatgtCAAAGATGTATATTTTTTACAAAAATCTAAAATCTTAGAAACGCAGGTATTTATTGAAGCATGATCAAGCTTTTTGATTTGGTAGCAGTCAATTTTTTTAAAGCGAAGGATATACATGATAAAGGGATAATTGATTATTCACTTATTCTACCGTAAAACCAATTCTCGAACTGCATCATCTCCGGAATTTTGATAACCTTCTGATAACATTCAAACGTTAGCCAATTTCTTTTGATGATAGAACTTTGGATCATATAAACTTTTGAACGTATGGCGTCGTCTCATTTGGTCCCATATAGAGTTGCTATGGAGAAAGGTTCACGTACGTAGTCATTTGGGAGTAGAAACCACAACAAAGTTCATGAAACTGTCTTTTATGTACTCAAATAATCAAATTCTGAAGTAAGTAATTTAAATTcatttataaaatatatttaatGGAAAAATCATAAGGATGCACGGTAATGTAAAGGGATATATCTGGAGTTACTTGCATAATAATATATTTGTCTTATCCACATAAGCGGTGTATTATTACTTAACCTATTTTattcttaagacggatatatccgtcttaagagaGATGGACTGATTGATAATCTAATGCATATGAAATTTATAAGTAGACGATAAGTGATAAAAACAAATCTCAGATCGGAAGGTTAGAAGAATTTGGCCATTAATATATTTCACAAATCAAGCCTGAAAAAACACAATACGTCAATACCTTATGTAAATATGATGACGGGTGCATACTTTAGTAAATCTAACCTAATGTTATCTCCATCTACATGCAATACTATTGAAGAAtcaatacatacatatatataaagcaggatCTTTTCGAgcaatattagagagtccaactttttaagAATTCCTAataagagtagatttcgaaaaaaatttATCCTAATAAAGGTAGAtttcttaaaattttaaaaaaatagtAAATTagcctaatataagtagatttaTTAAATTCAATTTTTAATAATAATCATGTTCTACACAAGCTCAACTAATTTCTATAAGCTTTTGTTGGAGGATGTTAAATGAGAATTATCTTCTTCATGACTCCATGACTCCATGAGTAGCTGATAATAAAACTAAATATTAAAAACAATAATCAGCATCATCAGCATCATAAAAAGCCCAACACTACAAACATATTTATCACTTGACAAATTACATTCATCAAATTATTACTACGCTTTAATTTAGTGTATTATAGGTTCATATTCATATGAATGCCTTCGTCAAGTAATTTTATGTGACTCCTCAATTATTTTTCTCGCAACGGATCATCcataaattcttatttaagacggatatatttgTCTTAAATGTAAGACGGGTCAACTATTACGAATAAGCCAAAAGAAGAATGCATAGGAAAAAGCCACAAATTGTCTTATATATGCACGAGTGGAatgatatttgacccgttttaaagtTAGGACAGATACATCTGTCTTAAGAGAGACTAACTGCGGAACATCTTAACTAGGttgaattgtttaaagtttaaaGATTGATTTGTTGAACGTTGTTGAAGATTTATTacaaaatttattaaaaaaaaataagaatatTCAATACAGTTTTGATAGTATATCAATTTATTTATCGATATATGTTGATATGTATTTTCTCTGTTcctatcatttgtttatctttcattttgacacaaataCCAAAAGAAAGGAGGGAATCATTTAtggtggttgttattggatgACAAGTGGACAATAATAAGTTAGAAAGATCAAATTAACCATTGGAAACAATCCAAACatgaaaaggtaaataaatgattccgacacacaaaaatgaaataggcaaacaattgaccgggacgggaACGGGCCAAACACAATTTTTTTTTACCCCTCCATCCCACTTTTATTCtactattttttttaaaaaaaaatccaaattaATTGTCCTATGTCTAATTATAATATGGTAATGGATGGAGTAGTGTACCACCAACATTAGCATTGTTACCCATAATCTTTTAACTATCACTCACTCTATCAAAATGACATTAGCCTCATTCTTCTTAATTGTGCGGTAGAATTGTAATTTACCACGATTCTATTTCTTAAATCCTTTccaaaatgaaaaataggatgaTAAAACAAAATTGAGGGAGTATAATCGTATTGTAGTAAATTACGAATATAATAATCCTAAAGACATTTCTCTTTGTACTAATTTTTTCACATGTAGTTGGTTAATGTGTTTATTTGTTCCAACAATTtttatataaaaccattttacatAAGCTTTTTTTGTAAAACAAATGATTATTTACCTAAAAACTCTTATTAAAATAACTTTTACAAAACAACACTTTTCATAATAAGACATTAAGGTCTTTCCTTATATAGTTTTACAATGTGCGCAAGTGATAATTTGTTATTTGAAATAATATCGTTTCAACTTTAAACGTTAAAGCCACAAAACTAACTACGTAAAACAATTAATTAACATATGAGGTAGAAAATTGTGATGGCCTTCACATTCTAAGATTAAGTTCATGGTCATGCAACGTCAAATGAACAATTCAAGTCTTTCTTCTTTATAAGGCGGTACATAAATTAGAAACAAGTAGCAAAAGTAGTATTCTGTGTGTACTTAATTTAAGGTTTTGGTAGATTATCTTGACTTCTTCTACATGTTTGGGTTATATTAGTTCATTGTGAAGAACTACACAGAAACATATTTCCCAAAAAATGAAGTGGTTAATTACGACAAAATGTACTAATTGAAGTATAGATAGATTGAGGTTCATTGTTGAGTAAGTGCACGTGTCCTACAATTACAATGAGATAGAGACTTTAATCTCTAAGTTATTTTGGTTCACGTAATTTATTCAACATACGATAATTAAGTACATACCATATTGTTTGGTACTCTGAAATCTCAGATATTGCAGATTTGCCAAACTGCTTTTATTTGAAGAAGGATTGCCCAAGGTACGTTTGAGATACCTATTGACTTATTTGAGAACTCAACATCtaacatttcaaaaaaaaaaaaaccaactcgAGAACTCATACGACATACGCATATATAACATCATTAAATATATGGGACGAGGCTCCTATGGATAATAGATTTGCTTTTGAACCATTAGACTGAACGATGAGGAATGTAATGACATTCATGGATCCACAAGCGGAGTCATTGAAGGGAAAGTTGTACTGCTTAGGAGCAATTTTCGCTAAGTCCTTCCGGTAATCTCTAAAGGATCGCGACAAGACATTGTTGAAATCATTAATAAGAAGATTATATATATAGAATGAATAAAATATTTATACATTGAGAAATAGCATGCGGGGCGGTGAAGGAAGGAGACGAGCATGAAGACCATTTTGAAGCAAAGGCAGAAGATAATGAGGTAGGACCGAGTGGATTAAGATACCTGAGGAATATATCGGAAGTCTAAGAGAGCTAAAACTCGAGACAATAGTGAGCAACAGAAGGGAAAATAATTACGGAATCCAAAGTCGACCAAAAGATAATGATCCCGATGATAATGATGGCCTCAGATACAAAGATCCTTTTATGCTTAAGCGGAGACAATATCCATTAAGGCCAAAAAAGCAATGGCCATAAATAAGAGTCAGGGACAATCACTTAATCATGTTGGAGTTTATCTACCGAAGCCAGTTTTTAGTCACGGTCAGCTTTACGTAGCCGCGTCAAGAAAAAGCATCACTTGATGGATTAAAGTTCTACATTGATGGTAGTGAATAAATGTACCAGACCGCACGAGAAATATTGTTTGCATGAGATTTATAGTGGCATTTAATGTTAATTATAGATCAAACAAAAATGGTTTGTTTAGAGATCTAACATTTTTTACAAACCCACTAAATATATAAATAAGGAGTTTAGATCCTCCCCATTTCCTAAAAGAAATGAAGagtccatttcctctcacaagaAAATATAATATTACACTTCTCTTTCCAATGCCTTTTCCTTTATTTTTCGGTTTACAATTTGGACCGTTTGATCGACTTTAGATGAAATCTTGATCGTTGAGATAGAAGAAATGAACCTTCAATTTCATAAATGAAGTATTTTACGTAGCGCCATTGTTAAGCTTTTCCGTCGTATGATTAGAGCAAGTTTAGGATATATTAGTAATTGGGGTAGGTTAATCTAATTTGAGAATCTCATAAAGTTATGTTTTAGTTATTAAGGATTCATTTTGAGGAACTATACCGAATTTATGAGAATAGTGTTTTATAATAATTTTAAAACCGGTGGTGTATATAATAACAGATACGCTAACTACATATTACAGCTATTTTACTTGATGTTATTTAACTTAAGATTATTAGTAACGAATGACACAAGTTTTATGCTAAGAAGTACTTATAATTCACCACTAATCAACTATATCAACTCCAAAATTTTGTTTCATCTCGGGTTCAGAATAGTTGGACTTTTTTTATCAATTTAAATATATATTGTTATAGATGATACTAATTGGAgccccgtgcattgcacgggcttTTCAGCTAGTATACATGATCtgtaaaaaaaacatacatgggataaaaaaaaatagtattaGTGAACAATCTATTAAATACTAAAGCAAAGCATTAAGCAGTAAATCTAATAATTATTATTCAACAAAGTCGCGTAAGAAAATGCAAAATCTCATGCAACAACATAAGTATACGGTATAAGTAACAAAATAATAAATTGGAAAGAAAGTATGATGTAGCAAATAAGTTTTCATCTTTTATAGAGAATTTAGGTAGATAGACAAATCCAACCAAAATACTACCTTGTCTTAGCCTCTTAGCTACATCTTTAATCACGTTAGAAGATGTGTTTTAGTAGAAAGAATTCTAGATGTACTACAATAACACTAAATCTCTAAATAAATAAATGGTCAAACTTTGTTATATACTTATCTCTACGTTCAAATATTATCTTAACTTTGTTATATAATTATATCTACTTTCAAATATTATCTAATCTAACAACCTATTTAAATAGGCATTATTTAGCATTAATTATTATTTTGAAGTGTTTTGCCAATATTGGAgactctaatatcgctcgaaaaaagtttcctttattaatatagatagatagatatagattgaTTGATTGTATTGAATACTGATGTCGTAATCATATGAATACACGTATACTTTACTTGTAGCGTAAGGTAGATTTCAGGGCCGTCCTTAATATTTTGAGGCCCATGTGCATATTTTAGAGGGAGTCTCGTCAGGCTCCTAACTCCTAAGTCCTAAGTCCTAGTGCCGTTAAGTTATAGAAGTTTTTGCTTAAATGGGGTTGAAacccaaactatttaacaaaatagtgtcggtttcaaactatttacgaaaaatgggtccacgtcatcatttttggatttccttttttttttttgaaatttttaactaGTCGCTATCCCGGACAGCGACAAGGTGTTTACCATAATAAGGTACTCGACAAGCTACTTTCATCGCCTCCGTTCTCCTTGCTCAGACCACCAAATAACGAAATATCACCTTCATTCTCTTCTTCTCACTTCCCTTATCATATACAGATATCTGTTTGAGTTGTTAGCTCCATGATTTGCGGAAAAAAGGCCCGCAATATCGCCGTTCACTTAACGATTTCGGTTTCGCGGCATCCATTTATATCATCTCAGTGATTATTGGTATCGTGTGAACTCGTTTTGTACGTAATCAATTTCTGATTTTATTCTGTGTTAAGAACAAAAAATTGAGATTGTACTAAGCTTTAGATCAGATCAATCAATTCAGTGTTGAAGAATACAAAATATTTGGCGGCATTTACACTTCTTTCCTGTTATGCCCACGAACTAGAGTGCAGCCATCTGCCCATCTCCATACACACAACTCTTCAATGGCTTCCTTATTCCCCAAATACAATCACCTTCTTCGTCATTCAATCCATTCCACCATTTAATTACAAAAAACCGAGTTCATACGATACCAATAATCATTTAACATAATATAAATGGATTCCCGCGAAACCGAAATCGTTAGTGAACGGCGATATTGCGGGTCTTTTTTTTCGCAAATCATGGAGCTAACAACTCAAACAAATATTTGTATATGATAAGGGAAGGTAGAAGAAGAGAATGAAGGTGATATTTCGTTATTTGGTGGTCTGAGCAAGGAGAACGGAGGTGATGAAAGTAGCTTGTCGAGTACCTTATACTGGTAAACAACTTGTCGCTGTCCCGGATAGCGACTagctaaaaatttcaaaaaaaaaaggaaatccaaaaatgatgacgtggacccatttttcgtaaatagtttgaaaccgacactattttgttaaatagtttgggtTTCAACCCCATTTAAGCAAAAACTTCTAAGTTATACTCGGTActtcaaaattataaaatactcTGATGTTTGAATTTTTTTCCATTTTGGTGTTACTTTCTTTAAAGTATTTAACGAAATGGTGTGAATTGAAACTATTTATGTCTAATGGGTCTACGtcatcttttaaaaaaaaaattgcggGTATCCTCCAAAGCCGTTGTCTCAAACAGTGCGGCTTATCTAGAAATTGCGAAGAAGCCATTGTCCTGCACAACggctttcatattttattgcaggCTTGATCTAAGAGCAATGGAAACAAAAGTAATCTTCAAACTAAAAATTTGATCCTTGAGAACTTCTCTTTCAATAATTGTCATCGAGAAATCAAAAATTACACTAAAGACACCTCTAAGCGGAATCAAACACGGGAAACTTGACAAATAGATAAACAAAAATACAATTCTATCAAATATCTAAGTCCGTTTATATGCTCCTAAGAATTTGACTTGACATCGGGACGTAGCCTCGACACACTCATATAAAGCTCGGTAAAACTTATTTTTGGCCAAGTGCGTATAATTACTAAGAGAGCCACATGCCATTAGAATGAGCTTCTCCAAAACCTTGGCACTTCTTAGCAACAACGTCACAAGATTCAACATTTCTTCGCCAAATTGATTGAAAAGCGTACCCGTATGCAACTCGATGCGCTTCACATGCTCAACGGGCACAAATACAGCTTCTTGATTCCAAACCATCTTGTTAGGGTTAATAACACGTAACACAAAAACATCTAATTTTGGACAATGTACCATTAAACCTATCGCTTTAAATATTTCAGGCGAACACATAGTTAATTGAAGACGAGTCAAGTTAGGAAAGATAAAAGTCCTCTTAAATATAAGATTACGGCCGAGATTTGTCGAACATACTCGGAGTTCAAGCGACTTGACGTTCGAGATCTTATCTAACATCGGCATTGATAATATGGACTTAGAAGAATAATCCAATTTCTCCAATATTGGAGCATCGATGACAACGTCATGGATATCCGGCCCTTCTAGGGTTATACATAATCGCTTTAATTTCTTGCTTGTAAGCGATACCAAACGATACTTAGGCTCGTTAACAGACAAAAACAAGTATTCGAGCGACGGGCAACAACTTAATAGCGCTTTCAAAGATCGATAATTAATCGAATATAGAATAAGTTTCTTGAGGTTTGGAAGATTAATGTAACGAGGAGCATTCAAAGCGATATGAGGACACAAATTCAGTTCAAGTGATACCAGCGAATGCATTCGAAAAATGCTTATTGGGTACACGTGATCATCAGATCGATAGCGACAAAACTTATTAGCCGTGAAGTGTTGGATGTTATAAGTACTTAATCGACGAGCCCATGCATCAATGATAGGCCAGCAACGAGGTTCGTCATAGTGATCAGTGTGAAGATTGAGACAAAAGGTATTGATAAGGGGTGGAATGAATACGGTGAAGAAGTTATCAAGAGCGGTCCAAAACTCGTAAATATTGTAGGTAGGTTTGAGTATTTGTTTGATGATGAATTTTGTAGTGGAAACAGTAATGACCGCTTCACGAGGGAGACCAAGGCGGGAGAAAAGGTCGAAGATGATGTCGTCGGGAAGCGAGCTCCATAGATGGTGTTGTCGATTATCGACTGATAAGGTTTCGGTCGGCATTGAATTTGTTTGCAAAGAATTAAGTTGTTCCTTCGGTTGAGTATGTAAGCAATGGCGCTTAATCGCTTATGGCAGGGTATTTAAGGTTGGTTTTATGGTAAGCTAGGAAATTTAAGAAGTATTAGGATTTACTAACTAGTTTAGAATTCAAACAATCAATTATGGTTAGGCTCACTCCAAACTTTGTTATTTAATAATATGGAGTTCGGTTTTAGGAAAAGAATAGGAGTTGTCTTATTTTCCTTATTCTATCTGGATTCTATTATAGTGGTACCGAGGTCTCGACTCTATTATAGTGGTATGGTACCAAGGTTTAGCGGTTACagaatcttatctttattaattcagaagacaatgctGAATGGAGAATGCGCCACATCATTtttacaactttttttttttggaaattcaggtTATGGTGGGTCCCGTTGGTGTGCAAAGAATTTATTTCTTCAAATCGTTTGCCAATACAACCATGCGACAATTTTCGTCTTaaaaaaaatttatgaaataattacataCAATCGGAAAAATGAAATTAATAGCATAtaatcggaatgaattacaaattggaataaatgaataaattacatataatcggaatgaattacataattattaataaaattacataattaataataaaattatataattacgagaataaattacatttaattacgggaatgaattacatataatggGAATATATTacagaaattaatgaaattaattattacaaacaatgtgaataaattaaataacttaaataatttttaaaactagatagtacgatgtTGTTGAGCGCTTAGTGAGAGATCTATGTGCCGAATATGGTAAAACTCTTACTGATGTTAATCCGTCTGTAATTGGAAATGAACATTCACCCGGTAGTTGTGGTTTTAACGCATCCTATTTACGTGGAgaatgttcatttccagttaGATCACTGATCTACATTAAACATGTAGATCATTGATATAGAActattagataattacaatagaattgtgaaaataaaatattcatcaaaaaacattcataccgtcctaaatacaaacccgtgcaattttgcacgggtttaaaactagtttagtGTTACAAGGGAAGACCAATAGTAATATGGAAGTATACTTTTATGAGAAAAGTTTTAAATTTATTAGGAAAAAAAAAGTTATTATTTGGCATGACTTTTAACATTACAACAACTTTTAATTCTGTTTTTTCAAACTTCACATATTTTCAGTCTAGTTTAATTCATTTCAATATGTTTTTTGTTATTCATTATAAGTTGAATTCAGATAATTTTAATTTTGAGAAGGGTCTTACCTAAATGGATAATTGTCATTGACAACTAAACTTTTGCTTATGATAAAATTGTGCTTGTGATAATAATTACTCTGTCACACTTTTTGGATTCATCATAACATTAATTGAAAATATATGAGATATATTTAGTTCAATTATTGAATATGAATAACAAGAGAGAGTATATATAAGAAATGACTAATCAATGGCACAAATAAGATCATACATCCTGTTGTACAGGAAGCATGGTACATCAGGCCCATATAATATATATTAACTATCTATAGCCCAAtagaaattaaaacaaaaaaaaatctattTATCATCAACAGCTTTAAACCCTTCTTTCTTGAACTCTCTGTTGAACGACACTCATAACAAACCTCCCTTTCCCCTAATTTTAATTCTAAAATGGTTGAAGGGAAGCAATTGGCAACATCATCGAGGAGAAAAAATGCATCGAACAATGTTTCGGTGACTGAGAAGCAATTTACATCGGTATCAAGAAGAAAAAATGCATCGAACAGTACTACTTTGAGGTAAACTTCAACCCCAATCATAACcctaattttgtgatttatgtctATTATCGAATTTCGtttatttcctatttaattccAATATTTTGCGTTTTTACGATTTGATTTTGTTCGAAACCTAATTTTGTTATTTCAGTTCCCAGACTATTTGATCATTTGcctgttattttttttattagatTATAAATCATAATAACACCCATCATACTTAATTCATCACACGATAAACAATCCCTCAAGTCGAAACAGAAACAGTCGAATAAAACACCCCATGTTTTGTGAAAACAAAGTATTACGAGCAGCACCCGTTCTTCACCATTTTCGTACCACCTTTCTGTGACGTCTTAAATGGTGAACTTCATTAGGATGACAAAACTCATGATTATGAATCATATCATGTCGTACACACTCATATTTACCATCAATAATTTTAAAATACACCATTGCCTTACAATGAGTCCTCCGATCCAACTTTGTATACTTTTTACCCACAACTCCCTTCTTGGCCTTAGTACCCTGTTTACaacaataaaactctctcccaaTAACATCACCTTTGATAATTTTCCTCAAATTAGAAATTCCGGTACCAAAGCACTTAATAAATGAATATCTACGATAAGCTTCATAAGCATCGTTCTCTGAATCAACTTTAAGTCCAATCAATTCTGATTGTTCAGCTTCAACCCATGCATCTTTGGTA
The Silene latifolia isolate original U9 population chromosome 11, ASM4854445v1, whole genome shotgun sequence genome window above contains:
- the LOC141612895 gene encoding putative F-box/FBD/LRR-repeat protein At5g25850; translated protein: MPTETLSVDNRQHHLWSSLPDDIIFDLFSRLGLPREAVITVSTTKFIIKQILKPTYNIYEFWTALDNFFTVFIPPLINTFCLNLHTDHYDEPRCWPIIDAWARRLSTYNIQHFTANKFCRYRSDDHVYPISIFRMHSLVSLELNLCPHIALNAPRYINLPNLKKLILYSINYRSLKALLSCCPSLEYLFLSVNEPKYRLVSLTSKKLKRLCITLEGPDIHDVVIDAPILEKLDYSSKSILSMPMLDKISNVKSLELRVCSTNLGRNLIFKRTFIFPNLTRLQLTMCSPEIFKAIGLMVHCPKLDVFVLRVINPNKMVWNQEAVFVPVEHVKRIELHTGTLFNQFGEEMLNLVTLLLRSAKVLEKLILMACGSLSNYTHLAKNKFYRALYECVEATSRCQVKFLGAYKRT
- the LOC141612896 gene encoding uncharacterized protein LOC141612896; the encoded protein is MADEASMADETSIVSSSMEHGTPKERGTLMETETCTSDSMVLERQIDITSPCQGTKDAWVEAEQSELIGLKVDSENDAYEAYRRYSFIKCFGTGISNLRKIIKGDVIGREFYCCKQGTKAKKGVVGKKYTKLDRRTHCKAMVYFKIIDVTETLFDAFFLLDDVANCFPSTILELKLGEREISDLTGNEHSPRK